The genomic stretch TGCTGAGCAGCGGGTAGATGCTGCCTTCGCTGGCCAGCGACAGTCCGCGCTCGTGCAGTTTTCGGACCATCTCGTAGCCGTAGCTCGGTTCCTCGGCGATGATTGCCAGCAGGCACATATCGAGCACGCCCTTGAGGAGTTGTGAGCTACGTTCGACGCTCATTTCTTCACTACCATGCAATGCAGCATAGCAGACATTACCTTGCAGTGCAAGATAGCGGGTCGGGAGGATCCGGCCCCCGACGGCGAAGCGCCGGCCCGGAGGCCGGCGCCTCAACCTGCTACCTCTAGTAGTCCATGATGGCGACGAAAGTGGCCAGAGCCTGATCCAGGGCGTCGAGGTCGGCATCGGTGACAACCTGCATTTGGACCAGCATGACGAATGATCCGTCTGCCGGTTGGGCGGCAACGTTCACGATCGACGAATCGGTTCCGCCGCACGATTCCCACACGTCCCACAGGCCGACGTATAGGCCGTCGTCGTAGGGTTCTCTGCCTCCGTCTACACAGCTGTCGAGGAAGCCGTGATAGTCGAGCATATCGTCGAGACTCCACGAAGCACCCAGACTCGGAGAGGCGCCGAAGAAGATACCCGGCGTTGTCCACGACCCGAAGTAGCCGTCGAGATCCGGAGAGGCAAGCACCTGGATCCCGACGTCCATGCCATCGAGATTCCAGACGCCGGAGGCGACGTCTGACCAGGATGACGGAACATCGACGTACAGCGAACCCGTGTCGTCGGATATCTCCATGTAGTCGCTGTAGTCGACACCCGAATCGACTATCTCGTCATCGAGTTCCGTTCCGAACGAGAATGAGACCTGGAGCCCTTCGTCCGAGTTGAGGGTGCCTTCGAGGAACTCGCCCGTGTCGGGCCGGTAGATCTCGATCGCTAACGGGTCGCTTGCATCGTGCGAGCGCAAGATGTCGCAGTAGTCGGCCATCGTCCCATCGGTCGCCAGGACGAGGCCCTCGAGCAGGGTCACGACGTCGCCGCCTTTGATTCCTGCGGTCTGGGCTGGTGAGCCAGACTCGACCGATGAAACCCAGATTCCGGAGAACCCGTCACCGACGAACGCCTGGCCGTTGATCCCGAGCGAAGTGACGTCTTCGCCTGCCGCCAACCGGTCGAGCACTCGCTCGGCTTCGCCGCGTCCGATCGCGTACGAC from Acidimicrobiia bacterium encodes the following:
- a CDS encoding S1C family serine protease, with the protein product MSIKAVRGIIFLTILSLILAACGGGSEETTTTGSPSTGSTETTAAGTTASTQPESGAVASLPDVKGATVRIVAQGTFVDPDYGTQFNAAGSGSGFIIDPSGIAVTNNHVVTGAAFLQVFVGGEPDPRNARVLGVSECSDLAVIDIDGEGYPYLEWFDGEVVAGMDIYAIGFPLGTEEYTILDGIVSKEDAGGESNWSSVDSVIEHSADILPGNSGGPVVTPDGKVVAVTYAGDSAGQSYAIGRGEAERVLDRLAAGEDVTSLGINGQAFVGDGFSGIWVSSVESGSPAQTAGIKGGDVVTLLEGLVLATDGTMADYCDILRSHDASDPLAIEIYRPDTGEFLEGTLNSDEGLQVSFSFGTELDDEIVDSGVDYSDYMEISDDTGSLYVDVPSSWSDVASGVWNLDGMDVGIQVLASPDLDGYFGSWTTPGIFFGASPSLGASWSLDDMLDYHGFLDSCVDGGREPYDDGLYVGLWDVWESCGGTDSSIVNVAAQPADGSFVMLVQMQVVTDADLDALDQALATFVAIMDY